In Brevibacterium zhoupengii, the following are encoded in one genomic region:
- a CDS encoding DUF3515 family protein, with the protein MRSRRLRPSLRTSPRKTRTFALAAVATVLAGVSLAGCERTVVVEPAQDAQNPKCADIMLRMPDEIAGQKSRTTSSQGTKAWGDPNIAVVRCGVTPPGPTTDQCVSVSSVDWISKASEEDDTWVFTSYGRTPAVEVLVNRKAESGNNVLAAISPALTAIKPEAKCVGAQDLEG; encoded by the coding sequence ATGAGATCTCGTCGCCTCCGCCCGTCGCTTCGAACGTCGCCTCGGAAGACGCGCACCTTCGCCCTCGCCGCCGTTGCCACAGTGTTGGCCGGTGTGAGCCTGGCAGGGTGTGAGCGAACCGTCGTCGTTGAGCCCGCGCAGGACGCACAGAATCCCAAATGCGCCGACATCATGCTGCGCATGCCCGATGAGATCGCCGGCCAGAAATCACGCACGACGTCCTCCCAGGGCACGAAGGCGTGGGGAGATCCCAACATTGCAGTGGTGCGCTGCGGGGTCACCCCACCGGGGCCGACCACCGATCAGTGCGTGAGCGTGAGCAGCGTCGACTGGATTTCGAAGGCGTCAGAGGAAGACGACACCTGGGTGTTCACCAGCTACGGTCGCACCCCGGCCGTCGAAGTCCTCGTCAACCGCAAGGCGGAATCGGGCAACAATGTGCTCGCGGCCATCTCGCCGGCGCTGACGGCCATCAAACCTGAGGCCAAGTGCGTGGGAGCCCAAGACCTCGAAGGCTGA
- a CDS encoding ATP-dependent DNA helicase RecG, whose amino-acid sequence MSARLEDYFTARDRGALKKRGITSVADLFRFFPRRFLVPGEKTPLGGLPLGETAILQAEVISVDTRRMQRRRGTITDVIVHDGQQSMKIAFFNQRWLDAQLVPGLTVVFAGKVEEYRGQLTLNSPTWLNRDEHDEKWTPEDLNSPFPVYSRVKGIAQTRLWKAIKVLLDVADPEEFEDPLPSAMRENLDLPDLRTALNDMHRPRSAAATEKAKLRWKWEEALALQAEFVSRKADYEKLEATPLLNVGARSERFDNSLPFYLTASQLRVGEEIEADMGRKTAMHRLLHGDVGSGKTVVALRAMLTAVDSGAQAAMLAPTEVLATQHFRSIETLLGEQMALSPLLSSDDQVRVALLTGSMPARERKQLALDLATGQIDIVVGTHALMSDTTMFDTLGLIVVDEQHRFGVEQREALRAKAGLKVPHTLVMSATPIPRTVAMTVFADLDVSTLDEMPAGTKDITTHAVSLGDHPNWLGRVLQLIDEAAENGRGTFVVFPRIEASDIEDPETGDVIGARKGIEELRDFLQNSDQLRSRSIALLHGRMSPAEKDRTMAAFVSAETDILVSTTVVEVGVDVPRATMMVIFEAERFGVAQLHQLRGRVGRDGSAAMCFLLTEVPEVDESFERLAEVAGTLDGFALAEYDLGTRGEGDVLGASQWGGSSLRHLSILRDAPIVEEARGIAEKIISVDPDLSALPALRTFINRVLPAESAHFIEAS is encoded by the coding sequence ATGAGCGCCCGCCTTGAGGACTACTTCACCGCCCGAGACCGCGGTGCACTGAAGAAGCGCGGAATCACCTCGGTGGCGGATCTGTTCCGCTTCTTCCCACGCAGATTCCTCGTACCCGGCGAGAAGACGCCGCTGGGCGGTCTCCCGCTCGGCGAGACCGCGATCCTGCAGGCGGAGGTCATCTCCGTGGACACCCGCCGCATGCAGAGACGCCGCGGCACCATCACCGATGTGATCGTCCACGACGGACAGCAGTCGATGAAGATCGCCTTCTTCAACCAGCGTTGGCTGGACGCCCAGCTGGTGCCAGGGCTCACTGTCGTCTTCGCCGGGAAGGTCGAGGAGTACCGCGGGCAGCTGACCCTGAACTCACCGACCTGGCTCAACCGGGACGAACACGACGAGAAGTGGACCCCGGAAGACCTCAACTCCCCGTTCCCCGTCTACTCACGGGTCAAAGGCATCGCGCAGACGCGACTGTGGAAGGCCATCAAGGTTCTCCTCGATGTCGCCGACCCCGAGGAATTCGAGGACCCGCTGCCGAGCGCCATGCGCGAGAACCTCGACCTGCCTGACCTGCGCACCGCGCTCAATGACATGCATCGGCCCCGGTCAGCCGCAGCGACCGAGAAGGCCAAGCTGCGCTGGAAATGGGAAGAGGCGCTGGCGCTGCAGGCTGAATTCGTCTCCCGCAAGGCCGACTACGAAAAGCTCGAGGCCACCCCTCTGCTCAACGTCGGAGCCAGAAGTGAGCGATTTGACAACAGTCTGCCCTTCTACCTCACAGCCTCGCAGCTGCGGGTCGGTGAGGAGATCGAGGCAGACATGGGCCGGAAGACGGCGATGCATCGCCTGCTCCACGGAGACGTCGGCTCCGGTAAGACCGTCGTGGCGCTGCGGGCAATGCTCACGGCCGTCGACTCGGGAGCCCAGGCCGCGATGCTTGCTCCCACCGAAGTGCTCGCCACTCAGCATTTCCGCTCCATCGAGACCCTCCTCGGCGAACAGATGGCGCTGAGCCCACTGCTGTCGAGCGACGACCAGGTGCGAGTGGCGTTGCTGACGGGGTCGATGCCGGCCCGGGAACGCAAACAGCTGGCACTCGACCTCGCCACCGGCCAGATCGACATCGTCGTGGGCACGCATGCCCTGATGTCGGATACGACGATGTTCGACACACTGGGTCTCATCGTTGTCGACGAGCAGCATCGCTTCGGCGTCGAACAGCGTGAAGCACTGCGCGCGAAGGCCGGGCTCAAGGTCCCGCACACCCTCGTGATGTCCGCGACCCCGATTCCACGAACCGTGGCGATGACGGTCTTCGCCGACCTCGATGTCTCCACCCTCGACGAGATGCCTGCCGGCACCAAGGACATCACCACCCACGCTGTCTCCCTGGGCGACCATCCCAACTGGTTGGGCCGCGTCCTCCAGCTCATCGACGAGGCGGCCGAGAATGGGCGAGGCACCTTCGTAGTCTTCCCGCGCATCGAGGCCTCCGATATCGAAGATCCCGAAACGGGCGATGTGATCGGTGCCAGAAAGGGAATTGAGGAGCTGAGGGACTTTCTGCAGAACTCCGATCAGCTCCGTTCACGTTCGATTGCGCTTCTTCACGGTCGGATGTCTCCGGCGGAGAAGGACCGGACGATGGCGGCGTTCGTCTCCGCCGAGACCGACATCCTGGTCTCCACCACCGTCGTCGAGGTGGGAGTCGACGTCCCCCGGGCAACCATGATGGTCATCTTCGAAGCCGAACGCTTCGGCGTCGCTCAGCTCCATCAGCTGCGCGGGCGCGTCGGACGCGACGGCAGTGCGGCCATGTGCTTCCTACTCACCGAGGTGCCTGAAGTCGATGAGAGCTTCGAACGACTGGCTGAGGTGGCAGGCACCCTCGACGGCTTCGCCCTGGCCGAGTACGATCTGGGCACGCGAGGAGAAGGCGATGTGCTCGGAGCCTCGCAGTGGGGCGGATCCTCGCTGCGGCACCTGTCCATCCTGCGCGATGCGCCGATCGTCGAAGAGGCGAGGGGCATCGCGGAGAAGATCATCTCCGTCGACCCCGATCTGAGTGCGCTGCCAGCATTGCGAACCTTCATCAACAGGGTTCTTCCCGCAGAGTCGGCCCACTTCATCGAGGCGAGCTGA
- a CDS encoding DAK2 domain-containing protein, producing MSGPNQAIGLNGRLAARWARRAVDRLRKERVEIDELNVFPVPDGDTGTNMYHTLRAAYLAVEELTGPVTLPQVVAALAEGAGRGARGNSGLILAVALQGVADALDGVTVATPEAMAEALELASARARQSVARPVDGTMLTVLDAMATEAAEKAADGANLIELISAVRLRSRSALRETTGQLPVLREAAVVDAGSTGIVELFDLLYATVTGRTPQDSMLGEVTRSPRIVHQASADELEIVAILATTPTSTDSDQTTSTLAEALDELGGTSIVINGSKVHVHVADEATAVTVLDHLAGFGIARLNMEDLRLHEEEGETHLVAIVSGTGLLMHCALNGASALSPDSGDVRAMTRDIIAEEEREVIVVPSSTTVLKALGQVSGGQVVRSRNVATLLSALAVYDPFAPSAEIFADMTEAAAGTRVGTIVSAEQLALNPPTGALPVIDDVPGAGSDPDSTFGSRRESALESDTGLDSGTAGMRRIPLSHPSQFYRVFIDGKVKTQSTELTTLVEKLADRLLGAGGELLTVVHGPGCAPDVLSHLRDWIRKSHSQVRFQDIDSRDRATLLIMGVE from the coding sequence ATGAGCGGACCCAATCAAGCCATCGGCCTCAATGGGCGTCTGGCCGCCAGGTGGGCTCGGCGAGCCGTTGATCGACTGCGCAAGGAACGCGTCGAAATCGACGAACTCAACGTCTTCCCCGTCCCCGACGGCGACACCGGCACGAACATGTACCACACGCTGCGCGCCGCCTATCTGGCCGTCGAAGAGCTCACCGGGCCCGTCACGCTGCCCCAGGTCGTCGCCGCACTCGCCGAGGGCGCAGGACGTGGTGCTCGCGGAAACTCCGGACTCATCCTCGCCGTCGCACTCCAGGGAGTCGCCGATGCCCTGGACGGGGTGACCGTGGCGACGCCCGAAGCCATGGCCGAAGCTCTCGAACTCGCCTCCGCCAGGGCCCGGCAGTCCGTGGCCCGACCAGTCGACGGCACCATGCTCACGGTGCTCGACGCCATGGCCACAGAGGCGGCCGAGAAGGCCGCAGACGGGGCGAACCTCATCGAACTCATCTCCGCTGTGCGCCTGCGCTCCCGGTCGGCACTACGCGAGACCACCGGGCAGCTGCCCGTGCTCCGCGAGGCCGCAGTCGTCGATGCCGGTTCGACGGGGATCGTGGAGCTCTTCGATCTCCTCTACGCCACGGTCACCGGCAGGACGCCGCAGGATTCGATGCTCGGCGAAGTCACCAGGTCCCCACGGATCGTCCATCAGGCCAGTGCCGATGAACTCGAGATCGTTGCCATCCTGGCCACGACCCCGACATCCACCGATTCCGATCAGACGACTTCCACCCTCGCCGAGGCGCTCGATGAGTTGGGTGGGACCTCGATCGTCATCAACGGATCCAAGGTTCACGTCCACGTCGCCGATGAGGCGACCGCCGTGACCGTTCTCGACCATCTCGCCGGCTTTGGCATCGCCCGTCTGAATATGGAAGACCTGCGTCTGCACGAGGAGGAGGGCGAGACCCATCTGGTGGCCATCGTCTCCGGCACCGGGCTTCTCATGCACTGCGCGCTCAACGGGGCAAGTGCCCTGTCACCGGATTCCGGTGACGTGCGCGCCATGACCAGGGACATCATCGCCGAGGAGGAACGTGAGGTCATCGTCGTCCCCAGTTCGACGACCGTCCTGAAGGCACTGGGACAGGTCTCCGGTGGGCAGGTGGTCCGCTCTCGCAATGTCGCCACTCTGCTCTCGGCGCTCGCGGTCTATGATCCCTTCGCCCCGTCCGCGGAGATCTTCGCGGATATGACCGAGGCCGCTGCCGGCACCCGCGTGGGCACGATCGTCTCGGCAGAACAGCTTGCCCTCAACCCGCCCACAGGTGCCCTGCCTGTCATCGACGATGTTCCTGGAGCGGGTTCGGATCCAGACTCAACGTTCGGCTCCAGGCGAGAGTCGGCACTCGAGTCCGACACCGGACTCGATTCCGGAACGGCGGGGATGCGCAGGATTCCACTCTCTCATCCCTCACAGTTCTACCGGGTCTTCATCGACGGGAAGGTGAAGACGCAGAGCACCGAACTCACGACCCTGGTCGAGAAGCTCGCCGATCGACTCCTGGGAGCCGGGGGAGAGCTCCTCACCGTCGTCCACGGTCCCGGCTGCGCCCCCGACGTCCTCTCGCATCTGCGGGACTGGATCCGCAAATCACACTCCCAAGTGCGGTTCCAGGACATCGACTCGAGGGACCGGGCCACACTGCTCATCATGGGAGTCGAATGA
- a CDS encoding YbhB/YbcL family Raf kinase inhibitor-like protein, which produces MSVNSPFYNLSDVPSFTLTSTDVEAGGELTGPQLSGAMGVDGGQDVSPQLSWSGFPEETKAFAVTCYDPDAPTGSGFWHWVVTDLDASTTSLPANAGDPSADLLPAGTVTLRNDAGEPRFVGAAPPQGHGPHRYFFIVTALAEPLGLDDSASPAFAGFNMFFKGIARASLECTFELK; this is translated from the coding sequence ATGAGCGTCAACTCACCGTTCTACAACCTTTCCGATGTCCCCAGCTTCACCCTCACCAGCACGGATGTCGAGGCCGGGGGCGAACTGACCGGACCACAGCTCTCGGGCGCCATGGGCGTCGACGGCGGTCAGGACGTCTCGCCGCAGCTGTCGTGGTCGGGCTTCCCCGAGGAGACCAAGGCCTTCGCCGTGACCTGTTATGACCCGGACGCACCCACCGGCTCCGGTTTCTGGCACTGGGTCGTGACCGACCTCGACGCCTCGACGACCAGCCTGCCCGCCAACGCCGGCGACCCCTCGGCGGACCTGCTGCCTGCCGGAACGGTGACGCTGCGCAACGATGCGGGCGAACCTCGCTTCGTCGGTGCCGCACCACCCCAGGGCCACGGACCGCACCGCTACTTCTTCATCGTCACTGCTCTGGCGGAGCCTCTGGGCCTTGACGATTCTGCATCACCGGCCTTCGCCGGATTCAACATGTTCTTCAAGGGCATCGCCCGTGCATCCCTGGAATGCACGTTCGAGCTCAAGTGA
- a CDS encoding lysophospholipid acyltransferase family protein, which yields MSEEEVLVSFEPSAVRSQRRVAFVVASAAYGLYRLTSKIKVENAEILPPRTPRIQRLRGMPANQGGGAIIAAYHASHLDPILVGLALWRNGHLPHFLAKSTLFSGALGTVLRGLGQIPVLRSSNQAGDSLEYAKEALAKGECVVIYPEGTLTKDAELWPQHFKSGTARLALETGAPIIPAAHWGLQEIFPQGAKVPKFRPLRHTSVVRFGDPIDYEDLWSHREEKRSKTVLTHRLTKTIATMVGELSNRELPARFHNEEVGE from the coding sequence GTGAGCGAGGAGGAGGTGCTGGTCTCCTTCGAGCCCTCCGCGGTCAGGTCCCAGCGCCGAGTCGCCTTCGTCGTGGCCTCGGCCGCCTATGGGCTCTACCGTCTGACCTCGAAGATCAAGGTCGAGAACGCCGAGATCCTGCCCCCGCGCACGCCGCGGATCCAGCGCCTGCGGGGGATGCCTGCGAACCAGGGCGGCGGCGCCATCATCGCCGCCTACCACGCCAGCCACCTGGACCCGATCCTCGTCGGCCTGGCGCTGTGGCGCAATGGTCACCTGCCGCACTTCCTGGCCAAATCGACCCTGTTCTCCGGTGCCCTCGGAACCGTCCTCCGCGGCCTGGGACAGATCCCCGTCCTGCGGTCCTCGAACCAGGCCGGTGACTCCCTCGAATATGCGAAAGAGGCTCTGGCCAAGGGCGAATGCGTCGTTATCTACCCGGAAGGGACGTTGACGAAGGACGCGGAGCTGTGGCCTCAGCACTTCAAGTCCGGCACCGCCAGGCTCGCACTCGAAACGGGTGCCCCGATCATTCCCGCCGCGCACTGGGGTCTGCAGGAGATCTTCCCGCAGGGAGCGAAGGTGCCGAAGTTCCGACCTCTGAGACACACCTCGGTGGTCCGTTTCGGTGATCCCATCGACTACGAGGACCTGTGGTCCCACCGTGAGGAGAAGAGGTCGAAGACGGTGCTGACCCACCGTCTGACGAAGACCATAGCAACCATGGTCGGTGAGCTTTCGAACCGTGAGCTGCCAGCGAGATTCCACAATGAGGAGGTCGGCGAATGA
- the murA gene encoding UDP-N-acetylglucosamine 1-carboxyvinyltransferase: MLEVRGGNPLGGTVQVRGAKNLVPKAMVASLLGETPSVLRGVPQIRDVEIVTGLLELHGVRVSPGGDGDLSDGELHLDPSDMAQGSIVDIDAHAGSSRIPILFCGPLLHSLGQAFIPDLGGCHIGDRPINFHLDVLRQFGAEVDKTSGGIMLTTRGRLQGTKVELPFPSVGATEQVLLTAVRAEGVTELRNAAIEPEIMDLIALLQKMGAIITVDTDRVVRIEGVDSLRGFIHRALPDRNETASWASAALATGGDIFVEGASQPELITFLNVFRRIGGEFEVEETGIRFRHPGGRLTSFALETDVHPGFMTDWQQPLVVAMTQAEGLSIIHETVYENRFGFTHALGEMGAQIQLYRECLGGTPCRFGRRNYQHSAVVSGPTELTGTRIDVPDLRGGFSHLIAALAARGTSQVHGIELINRGYENFLDKLIGLGAEVAA; this comes from the coding sequence ATGCTCGAAGTTCGCGGCGGTAATCCGCTAGGTGGAACAGTCCAGGTCAGAGGTGCCAAGAACCTGGTGCCCAAGGCCATGGTCGCCTCATTGCTGGGGGAGACGCCCTCCGTGCTGCGTGGGGTGCCGCAGATCAGGGACGTCGAGATCGTCACCGGTCTGCTGGAGCTCCACGGGGTTCGGGTCAGTCCCGGCGGCGATGGAGACCTCTCCGATGGTGAGCTGCACCTGGACCCCTCCGACATGGCGCAGGGCTCGATCGTCGACATCGATGCTCACGCCGGGTCGTCGAGGATCCCGATCCTCTTCTGCGGACCTCTCCTGCACAGTCTGGGGCAGGCGTTCATCCCTGATCTGGGTGGTTGCCACATCGGGGACCGGCCCATCAACTTCCACCTCGATGTGCTGCGCCAATTCGGCGCAGAGGTCGACAAGACGTCCGGCGGCATCATGCTCACCACCCGTGGACGCCTCCAGGGCACGAAGGTCGAACTGCCCTTCCCCTCAGTGGGAGCGACCGAGCAGGTGCTGCTGACCGCGGTCCGCGCCGAAGGCGTGACCGAACTGCGCAATGCGGCCATCGAACCCGAGATCATGGACCTCATCGCCCTGTTGCAGAAGATGGGCGCCATCATCACCGTCGACACCGACCGGGTCGTGCGCATCGAAGGTGTGGACTCCCTGCGCGGCTTCATCCACAGGGCACTGCCCGACCGCAATGAGACCGCCTCCTGGGCCTCTGCGGCTCTGGCCACCGGCGGCGACATCTTCGTCGAAGGCGCCTCCCAGCCCGAGCTCATCACCTTCCTCAACGTCTTCCGTCGCATCGGCGGGGAGTTCGAGGTCGAGGAAACGGGAATCCGCTTCCGTCACCCCGGCGGCAGACTCACCTCCTTCGCGCTGGAGACCGATGTGCACCCGGGCTTCATGACCGACTGGCAGCAGCCGCTCGTCGTAGCCATGACCCAGGCCGAGGGACTGTCGATCATCCACGAGACCGTGTACGAGAACCGGTTCGGCTTCACCCATGCCCTCGGTGAGATGGGCGCCCAGATCCAGCTCTACCGCGAATGCCTCGGCGGCACGCCGTGCCGTTTCGGGCGCCGCAACTACCAGCACTCGGCCGTGGTTTCGGGACCTACCGAGCTCACGGGAACACGCATCGACGTGCCCGACCTGCGCGGCGGATTCAGCCACCTCATCGCCGCCTTGGCAGCCCGTGGCACCAGTCAGGTCCACGGCATCGAACTCATCAACCGCGGATACGAGAACTTCCTCGACAAGCTCATCGGCCTCGGGGCCGAGGTGGCCGCGTGA
- a CDS encoding NAD(P)H-dependent glycerol-3-phosphate dehydrogenase — MSVKKTAVLGAGSWGTTYAAVVADAGFPVTLWARRSEVAEEITNSHTNERYLGDRVLPELLSATSDDIAAVTDAEVIILAVPAQTLRENLSRWKPHLRPGVKLVSLMKGIEVDTGKRMSEVIAEVAEVDSTQIAVVSGPNLAREIADQQPTATVVAAESIDTAEAVAEISANGYFRPYTNTDVVGVEMGGAVKNVIALAVGIADGQKLGDNSKASIITRGLAETSRLAAAMGAQPHTLSGLAGLGDLVATCASPLSRNRTFGRHLGEGMSLDDVIAHTSQTAEGVKSAPAILALGRKYSVDLPITEAVCAVLGGRLRVDELAGLLLSRKRKHEGPPA; from the coding sequence ATGAGCGTGAAGAAGACCGCGGTGCTGGGTGCAGGATCGTGGGGGACGACCTATGCCGCAGTCGTCGCCGATGCCGGATTCCCCGTCACTCTCTGGGCTCGCCGGTCCGAGGTCGCCGAGGAGATCACCAACTCCCATACGAACGAACGGTACCTTGGTGATCGGGTCCTGCCCGAACTGCTCAGCGCCACCTCAGACGACATCGCCGCCGTCACCGACGCCGAGGTCATCATCCTCGCCGTGCCCGCGCAGACACTGCGTGAGAACCTCAGCCGGTGGAAGCCGCACCTGCGTCCGGGCGTGAAGCTCGTGAGCCTGATGAAGGGCATCGAGGTCGACACGGGCAAGCGCATGTCCGAGGTCATCGCCGAGGTCGCCGAGGTGGACTCCACCCAGATCGCGGTCGTCTCCGGTCCGAACCTGGCCCGCGAGATCGCCGATCAGCAGCCGACGGCCACCGTGGTGGCCGCGGAGAGCATCGACACCGCCGAGGCTGTCGCTGAGATCAGCGCGAACGGGTACTTCCGTCCCTATACGAACACCGACGTCGTCGGCGTCGAGATGGGCGGTGCCGTGAAGAACGTCATCGCTCTGGCCGTCGGCATCGCCGATGGCCAGAAGCTCGGCGACAACTCGAAGGCCTCGATCATCACCCGCGGCTTAGCCGAGACCTCACGTCTGGCCGCTGCCATGGGCGCGCAGCCGCACACCCTCTCGGGACTGGCCGGACTCGGCGACCTCGTCGCCACCTGTGCCTCCCCACTGTCGCGGAATCGAACTTTCGGGCGCCACCTCGGTGAGGGAATGAGCCTAGACGATGTCATCGCTCACACCTCGCAGACCGCAGAGGGAGTGAAATCGGCGCCCGCCATCCTCGCCCTGGGACGCAAGTACTCCGTCGACCTGCCGATCACGGAAGCCGTGTGCGCAGTCCTCGGAGGGCGGCTGCGGGTTGACGAACTCGCCGGTTTGCTGTTGTCTCGGAAGCGTAAGCACGAGGGACCACCAGCCTGA
- a CDS encoding D-alanine--D-alanine ligase family protein produces MPESDHRPLVAVLFGGRSSEHAVSCVTAAGVIRAIDDDAYRVLPIGITKAGVWRIVEDWSTMAFDPDNMPEVVDNGTEIIPPISAQGSPLLQRDAEGHYTELGSVDVYFPLLHGQYGEDGTLQGLFELSDTAFVGSGVFASAASMDKHYTKSLMAHAGIPTCPWELVTETMWEADQAEAQDRITGLGLPVFVKPARAGSSMGVSRVESAEGLDQALRSAFEHDSKVIVEPQVVGREIECAVLGSVHDREVRVSFPGEIEVSGEHSFYDFEAKYLNLADAQLTCPARVDETTTARIQELSAQVFRLFDCTGLSRVDTFVTDSGEVLINEINTLPGFTPTSAYPFMWSKSGIEYPALISELITIALVDHARTH; encoded by the coding sequence ATGCCTGAATCTGATCACCGGCCACTCGTCGCAGTCCTCTTCGGCGGACGATCGAGCGAACATGCCGTCAGCTGCGTCACTGCTGCCGGGGTCATCCGGGCCATCGACGATGACGCCTATCGCGTTCTGCCGATCGGCATCACGAAGGCCGGCGTCTGGCGCATCGTCGAAGACTGGTCGACGATGGCCTTCGACCCGGACAATATGCCCGAGGTCGTCGACAACGGGACCGAGATCATCCCGCCGATCTCAGCTCAGGGCTCGCCCCTGCTGCAGCGGGACGCTGAGGGACACTACACCGAACTCGGATCGGTCGACGTCTACTTCCCGCTCCTGCACGGCCAGTACGGGGAGGACGGCACCCTGCAGGGACTGTTCGAACTCAGCGACACGGCCTTCGTCGGCTCCGGGGTCTTCGCCTCGGCGGCGAGCATGGACAAGCACTACACGAAGTCCCTGATGGCCCATGCCGGGATCCCGACCTGTCCTTGGGAGCTCGTGACCGAAACCATGTGGGAGGCCGACCAGGCCGAGGCCCAGGATCGGATCACCGGTCTGGGGCTGCCTGTGTTCGTCAAACCTGCCCGGGCCGGGTCCTCTATGGGTGTCAGCCGCGTCGAATCCGCCGAAGGACTGGACCAGGCGCTGCGTTCGGCCTTCGAACATGACTCGAAGGTCATCGTCGAACCGCAGGTCGTCGGCCGTGAGATCGAATGCGCTGTGCTCGGCTCTGTCCACGACCGGGAGGTCCGGGTCTCGTTCCCCGGAGAGATCGAGGTCTCCGGCGAACACTCGTTCTATGACTTCGAAGCCAAATACCTCAACCTTGCCGATGCCCAGCTGACCTGCCCGGCCCGTGTCGATGAGACCACGACGGCGCGGATCCAGGAACTCTCGGCACAGGTGTTCCGACTCTTCGACTGCACAGGACTCTCCCGCGTCGACACCTTCGTCACGGACTCCGGTGAGGTCCTCATCAACGAGATCAACACCCTCCCGGGATTCACCCCCACCTCGGCGTACCCATTCATGTGGTCGAAGTCGGGGATCGAGTACCCGGCGCTCATTTCAGAACTCATCACCATCGCCCTGGTCGATCACGCCCGCACCCACTGA
- a CDS encoding thiamine-phosphate kinase, whose protein sequence is MTRLSELGESHVLERILSHNRSGSQVIIGPGDDAAVTAVDGNLVSTADMLVENEDFTRTWLDWHRLGVKAAAQNLSDVCVMGAKPHGLLVSLAVPNSTEIEDLEALFSGIVAEAARAGEELGCEIPIIGGDLSSSGLIVIAITALGAVGGSGASPAGNQGAAITRAGAQPGDGIYLAGTIGRAAAGLDLLFAGVDPSTGVDPSTGVDPSTGVDPVDSHTGTSLTVLINTQLAPQPDYAAVLEMRAASAMIDVSDGLSTDLGRVAAASGVHACIDRAALQELIDPLLPAAWHLVGRSSGTEAAGSTDKAEELALHWVLNGGEDHGFVASSAQFDTPPVGWRRIGEMRDGSGVSLDGASVPTSGFSHFGK, encoded by the coding sequence ATGACCCGACTGTCCGAACTTGGCGAATCACACGTGCTCGAACGTATCCTCTCTCACAATCGCAGCGGTTCGCAGGTGATCATCGGACCCGGGGACGATGCCGCCGTGACCGCCGTGGACGGCAACTTGGTGTCGACGGCCGACATGCTCGTGGAGAATGAGGACTTCACCCGCACCTGGCTCGACTGGCACCGCCTCGGCGTCAAAGCCGCAGCACAGAACCTCTCCGATGTGTGCGTCATGGGTGCGAAGCCGCACGGGTTGCTCGTGTCGCTGGCCGTGCCGAATTCGACCGAGATCGAGGATCTCGAGGCTCTCTTCTCGGGCATCGTCGCCGAGGCGGCTCGTGCGGGGGAGGAACTGGGCTGCGAGATCCCGATCATCGGCGGAGACCTGTCCTCATCGGGTCTCATCGTCATCGCGATCACTGCCCTGGGCGCCGTCGGAGGTTCTGGGGCCTCGCCTGCAGGAAACCAGGGTGCAGCGATCACCCGTGCGGGGGCGCAACCGGGGGACGGAATCTACCTGGCCGGGACCATCGGTCGCGCGGCCGCCGGACTGGATCTCCTCTTCGCCGGTGTCGACCCGAGCACTGGTGTCGACCCGAGCACTGGGGTCGACCCGAGCACTGGTGTCGACCCAGTTGATTCTCATACGGGAACCAGCCTCACCGTACTCATCAATACCCAACTGGCCCCACAGCCGGACTATGCGGCCGTCCTTGAGATGAGGGCAGCCTCGGCGATGATCGATGTCTCCGATGGGCTGAGTACGGACCTGGGGCGGGTCGCGGCAGCCTCGGGAGTCCACGCCTGCATCGACCGAGCCGCACTCCAGGAGCTCATCGACCCGTTGCTGCCGGCAGCCTGGCACCTGGTGGGCAGGAGCTCCGGTACCGAAGCGGCCGGAAGTACCGACAAGGCCGAGGAGTTGGCGCTGCACTGGGTGCTCAACGGGGGAGAGGACCACGGCTTCGTCGCGTCGTCGGCGCAGTTCGACACGCCTCCGGTAGGCTGGCGGAGAATCGGAGAGATGAGAGACGGCAGCGGGGTCAGTCTCGACGGCGCATCGGTGCCGACGAGCGGCTTCAGCCATTTCGGGAAGTGA